The following proteins are encoded in a genomic region of Geothermobacter hydrogeniphilus:
- a CDS encoding LTA synthase family protein: MSNRFFVARFKPLLAVSLFYLLLSALLRLILWKVFGPGSEVGWTALPGILLVGAVNDLVALVFLNLPASLYLGLVPDRLARSRWHRRLFAVIIFLSLFGLIYLAQVEFFFFDEFDARFNLVAVDYLIYPREVLINIWESYPVLWFLFIDAILAALLFGKFRERVLTAFSEPCPWRRRLPVVACHLLLLLPALWLSTDSFDFSTNRVTNELAHSGISSLFKAFHTNQLNYDVYYRTLPGKQAFALTRAQLEKDGEFIDSNPENLNRRHPGRSNGLGPLNVVVVVEESLSGDFTGIFGNRDKLTPNLDRLARQGLLFTRAYASGTRTVRGLEAISSSFPPIPSEAIVKRPGSENIANWGKVMKQHGYQVSFLYGGYGTFDNMNHFFSSNGFAVSDRTDIPNPSFANIWGVADGDLFNHALDYFDQRAQTGKPFFSMIMSTSNHRPYTFPEGIPGIPAKGGGRAAGVRYADYALGQFLQQAEEHPWFDNTLFVIVADHCSRLRGSAEVPIAHYHIPLIFYSPGHLPPGRFDAPIGQIDIAPTVLGLLGLDYTAPFYGIDVLNQQGDPQQHPLLLNHNHDVAMLVDDRMVVLGLHKTATLYRYDRKTNSQQKLADDRQLFDRATAIYQSAYELFTRRLYR; this comes from the coding sequence ATGTCGAACCGTTTTTTCGTTGCCCGCTTCAAACCCCTGCTGGCCGTTTCCCTCTTCTACCTGCTGCTGTCGGCCCTGCTGCGACTGATCCTGTGGAAGGTTTTCGGACCGGGCTCCGAGGTCGGCTGGACCGCCCTCCCCGGCATCCTGCTGGTCGGCGCGGTCAACGACCTGGTGGCGCTGGTGTTTCTCAACCTGCCGGCGAGCCTCTACCTGGGACTGGTTCCCGACCGCCTGGCCCGCAGCCGCTGGCACCGACGCCTGTTTGCAGTCATCATCTTTCTCAGCCTGTTCGGACTCATCTACCTCGCCCAGGTCGAGTTTTTCTTCTTCGACGAATTCGACGCCCGCTTCAACCTGGTCGCCGTCGACTACCTGATCTATCCCCGCGAGGTATTGATCAACATCTGGGAATCCTACCCGGTTCTCTGGTTCCTGTTCATCGACGCTATCCTGGCGGCGCTGCTGTTCGGCAAATTCCGGGAGCGGGTGCTGACCGCCTTCAGCGAACCCTGCCCTTGGCGCCGCCGGCTGCCGGTCGTCGCCTGTCACCTGCTCCTGTTGTTGCCGGCCTTGTGGCTGTCGACCGACAGCTTCGATTTTTCCACCAACCGGGTCACCAACGAACTGGCCCACAGCGGCATCAGCAGCCTGTTCAAGGCCTTTCACACCAACCAGCTGAACTATGACGTCTACTATCGCACCCTGCCGGGGAAACAGGCCTTCGCACTGACCCGCGCCCAACTCGAAAAAGATGGTGAATTCATCGACAGCAATCCCGAGAACCTCAACCGCAGGCACCCGGGACGCAGTAACGGACTCGGTCCGCTGAACGTCGTGGTGGTGGTCGAAGAATCCCTCAGCGGAGACTTTACCGGGATTTTCGGCAATCGCGACAAGCTGACGCCCAACCTTGACCGACTGGCCCGGCAGGGACTGCTCTTCACCCGCGCTTATGCCTCCGGAACCCGCACCGTGCGGGGGCTGGAAGCGATCAGCAGTTCCTTCCCACCGATCCCCAGCGAGGCAATCGTCAAACGCCCAGGCAGCGAAAACATCGCCAACTGGGGCAAGGTCATGAAACAGCATGGCTACCAGGTGAGTTTCCTCTACGGCGGCTACGGCACCTTCGACAACATGAACCACTTTTTCAGCAGCAACGGTTTCGCCGTCAGTGACCGGACCGATATCCCCAACCCCTCCTTCGCCAATATCTGGGGGGTCGCCGACGGTGACCTGTTCAATCACGCTCTCGACTATTTCGATCAGCGGGCCCAAACCGGCAAACCCTTCTTCTCAATGATCATGTCGACATCCAACCACCGCCCCTATACCTTTCCCGAGGGGATTCCCGGCATCCCGGCCAAGGGCGGCGGCCGTGCCGCCGGGGTCCGCTACGCCGACTATGCCCTCGGCCAGTTCCTGCAACAGGCCGAAGAGCATCCCTGGTTCGACAACACCCTGTTTGTCATCGTTGCCGACCATTGCTCCCGGCTCCGGGGCAGCGCCGAAGTCCCGATCGCCCACTACCATATTCCGCTCATCTTCTATTCTCCCGGGCACCTGCCCCCGGGCCGCTTCGATGCCCCCATCGGCCAGATCGACATCGCCCCCACGGTCCTCGGCCTGCTCGGGCTCGATTACACCGCTCCCTTCTACGGCATCGACGTCCTCAACCAACAGGGCGACCCGCAACAGCATCCGCTGCTGCTCAACCACAACCACGATGTCGCCATGCTGGTCGATGACCGGATGGTGGTCCTCGGCCTGCATAAAACGGCGACCCTCTATCGCTACGACCGGAAAACCAACTCCCAGCAGAAGCTGGCGGATGACCGACAACTGTTTGATCGCGCCACCGCCATCTACCAGAGTGCCTATGAGCTGTTTACCCGCAGACTCTATCGTTGA
- a CDS encoding response regulator translates to MKIQLVEDDPMLGDALRLGLTQEGHVVDWIRNGEDAALSLRLGRYELVLLDLGLPDRSGLEVLVDYRRSGGEAAVIIITARDAVSERIAGLDAGADDYLIKPFDLDELAARMRAVQRRRLGRAEPLLVHGDLKLNPATRTCSLHGTEVLLSPREFALLEALLEASGKVLSKEVLEERLYGWGSEIESNAVEVYIHHLRKKFGAKLIRTVRGVGYLLGDPP, encoded by the coding sequence ATGAAAATTCAGTTGGTGGAAGATGATCCGATGCTCGGCGATGCGCTGCGTTTGGGTTTGACCCAGGAGGGCCATGTTGTTGACTGGATCCGTAACGGCGAGGACGCTGCGTTGTCGTTACGCCTTGGCCGCTACGAGCTGGTGCTGCTCGACTTGGGGCTACCGGACCGCTCGGGCCTTGAGGTGTTGGTGGATTATCGTCGTTCCGGCGGCGAGGCGGCGGTGATCATCATCACCGCGCGCGATGCGGTCTCTGAACGGATCGCAGGACTGGACGCCGGTGCCGACGATTACCTGATAAAGCCTTTCGACCTGGATGAACTGGCCGCCCGGATGCGGGCTGTGCAACGCCGCCGCCTTGGTCGGGCCGAGCCGCTTCTGGTGCATGGTGATTTGAAGCTCAATCCCGCGACCCGGACTTGCAGCCTTCACGGGACTGAGGTTCTCCTGTCGCCCCGGGAGTTTGCCCTGCTGGAAGCGCTACTGGAAGCTTCCGGCAAAGTGCTCTCCAAGGAGGTGCTGGAAGAACGCCTCTACGGTTGGGGCAGCGAAATCGAGAGTAACGCCGTAGAAGTCTATATTCATCACCTGCGGAAAAAATTCGGCGCGAAGTTGATCCGCACCGTGCGTGGCGTCGGCTACCTGCTGGGAGACCCGCCGTGA